A single genomic interval of Cydia strobilella chromosome 3, ilCydStro3.1, whole genome shotgun sequence harbors:
- the LOC134756009 gene encoding uncharacterized protein LOC134756009 has protein sequence MGDLVEITTWPKHLNAFYKITSNALAFEVKASGNAALGLSRKPANNCDFWIVLGEGQRCFIKKMSSRHCESASTPGILSADEYHKFWLTWSNGCVRLGRDGYSDPIVSCINDVHDMKYVTFSVVEQRNPVHWRFEIPPSIEKTKFKPITGSELQWVMYEPGRDLPEELLVGGFEKENLYIARAKHRSSLTPGKYVRSSGKAYIPWGGQSTEKPEFELLCGFDGVWVPTCDDKIPVGAFIAGYSEDNLERLYIGRALYEGHLIPGKVAPSHKVCYIPYEGREISVKKFEILVSPKENDRCVNKIFVLDRVSYVQPDIEEYDVPDSDYSNETDEENVAF, from the exons ATGGGTGATTTAGTGG aGATCACAACTTGGCCAAAACATCTTAATGCCTTCTACAAAATCACAAGCAATGCCCTGGCATTTGAAGTCAAAGCATCAGGCAATGCTGCCTTGGGGCTGTCTCGTAAACCTGCCAACAACTGCGACTTTTGG ATAGTATTGGGGGAAGGTCAGCGATGCTTTATCAAGAAGATGAGCAGTCGTCACTGTGAGTCGGCAAGCACACCTGGTATTCTAAGTGCCGATGAGTACCACAAGTTCTGGCTAACCTGGTCCAATGGCTGTGTGCGTCTCGGCAGAGATGGATACTCTGATCCCATAGTCTCATGTATCAATGATGTACATGACATGAAGTATGTCACATTCTCAGTTGTTGAGCAGAGAAACCCTGTGCACTGGAGGTTTGAAA taCCACCATCAATAGAAAAGACCAAATTCAAACCCATAACAGGTAGTGAGCTTCAGTGGGTCATGTATGAGCCTGGACGAGATCTGCCTGAAGAGCTGCTAGTGGGCGGGTTTGAGAAGGAGAACTTGTACATCGCCCGAGCCAAGCACAGGAGTTCATTGACCCCTGGGAAGTATGTGCGGTCCTCGGGCAAGGCTTATATACCTTGGGGAGGACAGTCTACTGAGAAACCAGAGTTTGAG CTTCTCTGTGGCTTTGATGGGGTTTGGGTCCCCACTTGTGACGACAAAATACCCGTAGGCGCGTTCATTGCTGGCTATTCTGAAGACAACCTCGAGAGGCTCTACATCGGGCGCGCGTTGTACGAGGGACATCTCATCCCTGGCAAAGTAGCCCCTTCACATAAAGTTTGCTACATACCCTATGAAGGCAGAGAAATATCCGTGAAAAAGTTCGAGATCTTGGTCTCTCCGAAAGAGAATGACAGATGTGTTAACAAAATATTCGTATTGGACAGAGTGTCATATGTGCAACCAGATATTGAAGAGTATGATGTGCCAGACTCCGATTACTCCAATGAAACGGATGAGGAGAATGT TGCCTTCTGA
- the LOC134756008 gene encoding uncharacterized protein LOC134756008 isoform X2 has protein sequence MGDLIEITTWPKHLNAFYKITSNALAFEVMANGNAAIGLSRKPANDCEFWIVMGERQQCWIKKHDSTRREAANTPGILSGEEYRKFWLTWANGCVRLGRDGYSDAIVTCANDINDIKYITFSIVEQRNPVHWRFEIPPQAEKLNHQPIAGCDLQWVTYEPEQELPAEPLVGGFEGERLYIARAKHRGSLTPGKFVFSAGKAYVSWGGQANEKQEFEVLCGFDGVWKPAVEDKIPVGAFVAGHSEDALERLYIGRVEHEGHLIPGKVQPSHRVCYFPYQGREVGSKKYEVLVVPTENDRCVNKVFVTDRCWQPDVEDYDVADSDISNDTDEEPFAERADPDVPVYMF, from the exons ATGGGAGACCTAATAG AAATAACAACATGGCCCAAGCACCTAAATGCATTTTACAAGATCACAAGTAATGCCCTGGCTTTTGAAGTGATGGCTAACGGCAATGCTGCAATCGGACTGTCAAGGAAACCAGCTAATGACTGTGAATTTTGG ATTGTTATGGGAGAAAGGCAGCAATGCTGGATTAAGAAGCACGACAGCACTCGTAGAGAGGCAGCAAATACTCCTGGAATCCTCAGCGGGGAGGAATATCGCAAGTTTTGGTTAACTTGGGCCAACGGCTGTGTGCGCCTTGGCAGAGATGGCTACTCTGATGCCATAGTCACATGTGCAAATGACATTAATGATATTAAGTATATCACATTTTCGATTGTAGAGCAGAGGAACCCTGTCCACTGGCGGTTTGAAA TACCACCACAAGCAGAGAAACTAAACCACCAGCCAATAGCAGGATGTGATCTTCAGTGGGTTACATACGAGCCGGAGCAGGAGCTTCCGGCAGAGCCTTTGGTGGGGGGCTTTGAGGGTGAAAGGCTGTACATTGCTCGAGCAAAACACCGGGGCTCCCTGACGCCCGGGAAGTTCGTGTTTTCTGCTGGAAAAGCGTACGTGTCGTGGGGAGGACAAGCTAATGAGAAACAGGAGTTTGAG GTCCTGTGTGGTTTTGACGGAGTCTGGAAACCAGCTGTAGAGGATAAAATACCCGTGGGAGCTTTCGTAGCCGGCCATTCTGAAGACGCGCTAGAAAGACTCTACATCGGCAGGGTAGAGCATGAGGGACACCTCATCCCTGGGAAAGTCCAACCGTCACATCGAGTATGTTACTTCCCCTACCAAGGCAGAGAGGTGGGCTCCAAGAAATATGAAGTTCTAGTCGTCCCAACTGAGAACGACAGATGTGTTAATAAAGTTTTCGTAACAGATAGATGTTGGCAACCTGATGTGGAAGATTATGATGTGGCAGATTCAGATATATCTAATGATACCGATGAAGAGCCATT TGCGGAGCGAGCTGATCCTGACGTCCCAGTTTACATGTtctaa
- the LOC134756008 gene encoding uncharacterized protein LOC134756008 isoform X1, translated as MGDLIEITTWPKHLNAFYKITSNALAFEVMANGNAAIGLSRKPANDCEFWIVMGERQQCWIKKHDSTRREAANTPGILSGEEYRKFWLTWANGCVRLGRDGYSDAIVTCANDINDIKYITFSIVEQRNPVHWRFEIPPQAEKLNHQPIAGCDLQWVTYEPEQELPAEPLVGGFEGERLYIARAKHRGSLTPGKFVFSAGKAYVSWGGQANEKQEFEVLCGFDGVWKPAVEDKIPVGAFVAGHSEDALERLYIGRVEHEGHLIPGKVQPSHRVCYFPYQGREVGSKKYEVLVVPTENDRCVNKVFVTDRCWQPDVEDYDVADSDISNDTDEEPFEAPSSARPWARGRFAHA; from the exons ATGGGAGACCTAATAG AAATAACAACATGGCCCAAGCACCTAAATGCATTTTACAAGATCACAAGTAATGCCCTGGCTTTTGAAGTGATGGCTAACGGCAATGCTGCAATCGGACTGTCAAGGAAACCAGCTAATGACTGTGAATTTTGG ATTGTTATGGGAGAAAGGCAGCAATGCTGGATTAAGAAGCACGACAGCACTCGTAGAGAGGCAGCAAATACTCCTGGAATCCTCAGCGGGGAGGAATATCGCAAGTTTTGGTTAACTTGGGCCAACGGCTGTGTGCGCCTTGGCAGAGATGGCTACTCTGATGCCATAGTCACATGTGCAAATGACATTAATGATATTAAGTATATCACATTTTCGATTGTAGAGCAGAGGAACCCTGTCCACTGGCGGTTTGAAA TACCACCACAAGCAGAGAAACTAAACCACCAGCCAATAGCAGGATGTGATCTTCAGTGGGTTACATACGAGCCGGAGCAGGAGCTTCCGGCAGAGCCTTTGGTGGGGGGCTTTGAGGGTGAAAGGCTGTACATTGCTCGAGCAAAACACCGGGGCTCCCTGACGCCCGGGAAGTTCGTGTTTTCTGCTGGAAAAGCGTACGTGTCGTGGGGAGGACAAGCTAATGAGAAACAGGAGTTTGAG GTCCTGTGTGGTTTTGACGGAGTCTGGAAACCAGCTGTAGAGGATAAAATACCCGTGGGAGCTTTCGTAGCCGGCCATTCTGAAGACGCGCTAGAAAGACTCTACATCGGCAGGGTAGAGCATGAGGGACACCTCATCCCTGGGAAAGTCCAACCGTCACATCGAGTATGTTACTTCCCCTACCAAGGCAGAGAGGTGGGCTCCAAGAAATATGAAGTTCTAGTCGTCCCAACTGAGAACGACAGATGTGTTAATAAAGTTTTCGTAACAGATAGATGTTGGCAACCTGATGTGGAAGATTATGATGTGGCAGATTCAGATATATCTAATGATACCGATGAAGAGCCATT CGAGGCCCCCTcaagtgcgaggccgtgggcgagggGCCGCTTCGCCCACGCGTAA
- the LOC134755967 gene encoding C3 and PZP-like alpha-2-macroglobulin domain-containing protein 8 isoform X2, with product MSNIMDVATEDNLQYQFYPVSSGSVQFKVRAPNDAHIALTTNPQESDPMYEVFIGGWGNTKSVIRRNRTKPEKAEADTPGILNAGEFRGFWVRWDSGIISAGRDGEAIPFLSWQDPEPFAVGFVGVCTGWGATGTWKIEVPPSAPQAAALYASPPGYPGGAAAAAGAAGAQWMDAAGGQTPPGAVVGGQDVSGEPMYVARAQHEGAQLPGKLVASHGRAYVPWGGLENGKDEYQVLVGGPNNWVPASGSAIPPGAFQAGQSEDGEPLYVGRVRHEGSLTVGKVQQSHGTCYIPFAGQELGFPDYEILVA from the exons ATGTCTAACATTATGG ATGTGGCGACGGAGGACAACCTCCAGTACCAGTTCTACCCAGTGTCGAGTGGCTCCGTGCAGTTCAAAGTGCGCGCGCCCAACGATGCTCACATCGCGCTCACCACCAACCCACAGGAGTCAGACCCTATGTATGAG GTCTTTATCGGAGGATGGGGCAACACAAAGAGCGTAATCAGAAGAAACAGGACCAAACCCGAAAAGGCTGAAGCCGACACACCCGGAATCTTAAACGCTGGTGAATTCCGCGGCTTCTGGGTCCGCTGGGACAGCGGAATCATCTCCGCCGGGCGCGATGGCGAGGCCATCCCCTTCCTGTCGTGGCAGGATCCCGAGCCCTTCGCCGTGGGCTTCGTCGGCGTCTGCACCGGCTGGGGTGCCACTGGCACCTGGAAGATCGAAG TGCCTCCATCTGCGCCTCAAGCGGCAGCACTGTACGCGTCGCCGCCCGGCTACCCCGgcggagcggcggcggcggcgggggcggcgggcgCGCAGTGGATGGACGCGGCGGGCGGGCAGACGCCGCCCGGCGCCGTGGTGGGCGGCCAGGACGTGTCCGGCGAGCCCATGTACgtggcgcgcgcgcagcacgaGGGCGCCCAGCTGCCCGGCAAGCTGGTGGCCAGCCACGGGCGCGCGTACGTGCCGTGGGGAGGACTCGAGAACGGAAAGGACGAGTACCAG GTGCTAGTAGGCGGCCCCAACAACTGGGTGCCTGCCAGCGGCTCCGCCATCCCGCCCGGCGCGTTCCAAGCCGGCCAGTCCGAGGACGGCGAGCCCCTGTACGTGGGCCGCGTGCGCCACGAGGGCAGCCTCACCGTTGGCAAG GTCCAGCAGTCGCACGGCACCTGCTACATCCCCTTCGCCGGCCAGGAGCTCGGCTTCCCCGACTACGAGATCCTTGTGGCTTAA
- the LOC134755967 gene encoding uncharacterized protein LOC134755967 isoform X1, with amino-acid sequence MSNIMDVATEDNLQYQFYPVSSGSVQFKVRAPNDAHIALTTNPQESDPMYEVFIGGWGNTKSVIRRNRTKPEKAEADTPGILNAGEFRGFWVRWDSGIISAGRDGEAIPFLSWQDPEPFAVGFVGVCTGWGATGTWKIEESPEFDTPDQLDYKFGPVACGSLEFDFRGPHNAHICLTSAPMEADPMYEIMLGGWENTKSVIRYCRQKPDKVTVPTPGLMNPNDFKKFLIEWRCGRLIVRDGLTGGVLLEWQDASPFPIAHFGVRTGWGARGQWRVKHFAAPGGQLPPSAPQAAALYASPPGYPGGAAAAAGAAGAQWMDAAGGQTPPGAVVGGQDVSGEPMYVARAQHEGAQLPGKLVASHGRAYVPWGGLENGKDEYQVLVGGPNNWVPASGSAIPPGAFQAGQSEDGEPLYVGRVRHEGSLTVGKVQQSHGTCYIPFAGQELGFPDYEILVA; translated from the exons ATGTCTAACATTATGG ATGTGGCGACGGAGGACAACCTCCAGTACCAGTTCTACCCAGTGTCGAGTGGCTCCGTGCAGTTCAAAGTGCGCGCGCCCAACGATGCTCACATCGCGCTCACCACCAACCCACAGGAGTCAGACCCTATGTATGAG GTCTTTATCGGAGGATGGGGCAACACAAAGAGCGTAATCAGAAGAAACAGGACCAAACCCGAAAAGGCTGAAGCCGACACACCCGGAATCTTAAACGCTGGTGAATTCCGCGGCTTCTGGGTCCGCTGGGACAGCGGAATCATCTCCGCCGGGCGCGATGGCGAGGCCATCCCCTTCCTGTCGTGGCAGGATCCCGAGCCCTTCGCCGTGGGCTTCGTCGGCGTCTGCACCGGCTGGGGTGCCACTGGCACCTGGAAGATCGAAG AATCGCCAGAATTCGATACTCCGGACCAGTTAGACTATAAATTTGGCCCGGTGGCTTGCGGGAGCTTGGAGTTCGATTTCCGTGGGCCTCACAACGCACACATTTGTCTGACCAGCGCGCCGATGGAGGCCGACCCCATGTACGAAATCATGCTCGGCGGTTGGGAGAACACGAAGTCGGTCATTAGGTACTGCAGGCAGAAGCCAGACAAG GTGACCGTCCCGACGCCGGGGTTGATGAATCCTAACGACTTTAAGAAGTTCTTGATCGAGTGGCGATGCGGGCGCCTCATCGTGCGGGACGGGCTGACGGGCGGCGTACTGCTGGAGTGGCAGGACGCCTCGCCCTTCCCCATCGCGCACTTCGGCGTGCGGACGGGCTGGGGCGCGCGCGGCCAGTGGCGCGTCAAGCACTTCGCCGCACCCGGCGGGCAAC TGCCTCCATCTGCGCCTCAAGCGGCAGCACTGTACGCGTCGCCGCCCGGCTACCCCGgcggagcggcggcggcggcgggggcggcgggcgCGCAGTGGATGGACGCGGCGGGCGGGCAGACGCCGCCCGGCGCCGTGGTGGGCGGCCAGGACGTGTCCGGCGAGCCCATGTACgtggcgcgcgcgcagcacgaGGGCGCCCAGCTGCCCGGCAAGCTGGTGGCCAGCCACGGGCGCGCGTACGTGCCGTGGGGAGGACTCGAGAACGGAAAGGACGAGTACCAG GTGCTAGTAGGCGGCCCCAACAACTGGGTGCCTGCCAGCGGCTCCGCCATCCCGCCCGGCGCGTTCCAAGCCGGCCAGTCCGAGGACGGCGAGCCCCTGTACGTGGGCCGCGTGCGCCACGAGGGCAGCCTCACCGTTGGCAAG GTCCAGCAGTCGCACGGCACCTGCTACATCCCCTTCGCCGGCCAGGAGCTCGGCTTCCCCGACTACGAGATCCTTGTGGCTTAA